The Drosophila nasuta strain 15112-1781.00 chromosome 2L, ASM2355853v1, whole genome shotgun sequence genome window below encodes:
- the LOC132798968 gene encoding uncharacterized protein LOC132798968, which yields MSINKRNLLLLLLLIINLSIGCWARPKPAPKQQQLDAALNEVTSREFDWASDPQIPNNLLEQLSAMRSASAADHHPHHHQKKRRPSNYWKSVQQQQQRFRGRFFNVPPPPGGIPPGGGNYYSNEVLPLSTYEIYEPEPIYSTAYY from the coding sequence ATGTCAATCAACAAGCGaaatcttcttcttctgctgctgctcatcatCAATCTCAGCATCGGTTGCTGGGCTCGTCCAAAGCCTGCAccgaagcaacaacaactggatGCCGCCCTCAATGAGGTGACCTCCCGGGAATTCGATTGGGCTTCTGATCCACAGATTCCCAACAATCTGCTTGAACAACTTTCGGCCATGAGATCCGCTTCGGCTGCTGAccatcatcctcatcatcatcagaaGAAGCGACGCCCAAGCAACTACTGGAAGtcagtgcaacagcagcaacaacgttTTCGGGGGCGTTTCTTCAATGTGCCCCCGCCACCAGGTGGCATTCCACCAGGCGGTGGCAACTACTACAGCAACGAGGTGTTGCCGCTGTCCACCTACGAGATCTACGAGCCCGAACCCATCTACTCCACTGCGTACTATTAG